The Arabidopsis thaliana chromosome 5, partial sequence genomic interval AATTCTTAGCTAATTAACTTGTTgttgagaaacaagaacaagaagtcCTTGAGGACCAACCAAAATCTCACTAAGGAAACTCACAAGCCCAAACCAAACCACAGGAGTAACATCAACACCTGCAAGTGGTGGAATCACTTTCCTTGTCTGAACAAGGATTGGTTCTGTCGGAGCGTAAGCTAAAACGTACGGAAACTTGTCAACGGGAAGTTTCGGGTACCAAGACATAACGATTCTCAAAATGAATAGAAATCCAAAAGCTGATAAAGCTGGACCTAAGATACCAATAGCGAGCTTCGCTGTTCCTGGATCTAAATCTGCTAGAGAAATGTTACGCAACGATTCCGAAATGGAATTCGTCTGTCGAATGAGATTTGTTGTTGTGGCTGCTTCTTCTATGTGGCTTAATGTTGCTGAAACTATGGGAAGAGACGTGGATCGATTGCGGAAATTTGGAGAGGATCGTCGTGATTTCTTCTGAAAAATCATCAATGCCGGCGAGAAAGAGACGAAGCTGGTGGTCACTGTCGTCATCACAATCTCtctgctctgttttttgtgAACCAAAATATCGTGAACTCTGTGATCGATTCCAGTGTAAGGTTGAGAATCTTTGGTTCTGGAGATAATGCGGATGTGCTGACGTGGAATACGAAAATGGGTACAACCCGAAATACTTGggttaatttgaattttatggtTACAACTACAACCCCACACAAACTgggatattttttttcactaCTTAATGTGATATATGTGCATATGTTTTTGCgaataaattaagaaattatttaatttttattttttcgataaaaacataatttattatttatttatttttggacaaaaatgtattattaactttgttagtggtgagaaaaatatagaCATGACCAAAACTTAACTATAACCgtataaaattgttaaaaatcgTAATTGTTAAccgtaaaataaaatagttacggtttaaaaaatattttcctcGTAACCATTAATTAACTGTAAATGTACCAAAACAGTAGTTAACCGTACGTTAACTGCACGATTAACTGTATGgttaaaaccttaaaaagaTACAATTTTGACTATTAGTTTTTGTAAGGGAAAAATGTCGTTTTATACGCGAACTTTTAAAAATGGCCATTTAATACGTGAATTTTTTGTAAGgccaaataaaacatgataaaAACGTTGACTGGCCATTTCACACAAATGTTATCGTTGACCAGGCCAAAATCTCCACGACGTTATCTTGCATTAACGGACCCGATAATTCCGTTAGCACACGTTAACTAGATCCGTTAATAtccaaaacgacgtcgtttcattGCAATCGAAATATCAAAAATCCCAAATCAAAAGCCAAATCCCTAATTCCTATTTGGCCAAACTACAGGTCCAAAATTTTGAAGCAGAAAATATAAGATTCATAGCCAGAGAAATCATGATTTTAAGAAGATTAGATCATCCCAACATTCTAAAACTGAAGGGATTATCGCATCAGAAATTCAAACAACATGTACTTTGTGTTTGATTACATGGAGCACGATCTCGAAGGCTTATGTTTATCTCCCGACATCACATTCACGGAGGCACATGCAAGAGagatacacacacacacaaaaccaTAACCTCTCCTGCAAGTGACTACATTTCTTTATTCTGACAAaccttaattttgttttcaaatcaaatGTTATGAAGCAACTGTTATGGGGAGTAGAACATTGTCATACCCGGGATTATGCACAGAGACATTAAAGACGCAAACGTTCAGGTGAATAACAAAGGAGTTTTAAAATTAGCTGATTTCGGATTAGCCAACACTGTAAcaccaagaaaaaagaatcaattGACGAGTCGGGTCATGACATTATGgatttagtttttgaattttggggATTTCTAAATTGATTTGGGATTTTTGATATTTCGATTTCAATGacacgacgtcgttttggaTATTAACGGATCTAGTTAACGTGTGCTAACGAAATTATCGGGTCCGTCAATGCAAGATAACGTTGTGGGGATTTTGGCCTGGTCAACGATAACATTTGTGTGAAATGGCCAGTCAACGTTtttatcatgttttatttgacTTTACACAAAGTTCACGTATTAAATGGCCACTTTTTGAAAGCTCGCgtataaaacaacatttttcccCTTTTTGTAATGCAAAGATAAATATTGAATATTCGGAtacagattttttaaaaagtaaataatatcGCATATAAAAAATTCTACTATATACTTTTCATCttattaaaaacaacaaaaaaagtcgGATGATACGTAAGAT includes:
- the CCB3 gene encoding cofactor assembly, complex C (B6F) (''cofactor assembly, complex C (B6F)'' (CCB3); FUNCTIONS IN: molecular_function unknown; INVOLVED IN: cytochrome b6f complex assembly; LOCATED IN: chloroplast thylakoid membrane, chloroplast; CONTAINS InterPro DOMAIN/s: Protein of unknown function YGGT (InterPro:IPR003425); Has 30201 Blast hits to 17322 proteins in 780 species: Archae - 12; Bacteria - 1396; Metazoa - 17338; Fungi - 3422; Plants - 5037; Viruses - 0; Other Eukaryotes - 2996 (source: NCBI BLink).) — its product is MTTVTTSFVSFSPALMIFQKKSRRSSPNFRNRSTSLPIVSATLSHIEEAATTTNLIRQTNSISESLRNISLADLDPGTAKLAIGILGPALSAFGFLFILRIVMSWYPKLPVDKFPYVLAYAPTEPILVQTRKVIPPLAGVDVTPVVWFGLVSFLSEILVGPQGLLVLVSQQQVN